In Pseudomonas sp. R76, one genomic interval encodes:
- a CDS encoding Lon protease family protein yields the protein MPDPVAASLRLAPEALTRPFSAEQFSFSTTNDLEPFRGVLGQERAVEALQFGVAMPRPGYNVFVMGEPGTGRFSFVKRYLKAEGKRLQTPADWVYVNNFDEPREPRALELPGGGAAAFIADINALVDNLVATFPAVFEHPTYQQRKSAIDRAFNQRYDKALDVIERLALEKDVALYRDSSNIAFTPMLDGKALDEAEFSQLPEADRERFHTDISELEERLNEELASLPQWKRESNNQLRQFNEETITLALQPLLAPLSEKYAENAAVCGYLQAMQVYLLKTVVEQLVDDAKTDAQARKLLEEQYCPSLVVGHPVNGGAPVVFEPHPTYDNLFGRIEYSTDQGALYTTYRQLRPGALHRANGGFLILEAEKMLGEPFVWDALKRSLQSRKLKMESPLGELGRLATVTLNPQMIPLQVKVIIIGSRQLYYALQDADPDFQEMFRVLVDFDEDIPMVDESLEQFAQLLKTRTSEEGMAPLTSDAVARLATYSARLAEHQGRLSARIGDLFQLVSEADFIRHLAGDEMTDAGHIERALKAKATRTGRVSARILDDMLAGVILIDTAGAAVGKCNGLTVLEVGDSAFGVPARISATVYPGGSGIVDIEREVNLGQPIHSKGVMILTGYLGSRYAQEFPLAISASIALEQSYGYVDGDSASLGEACTLISALSKTPLKQCFAITGSINQFGEVQAVGGVNEKIEGFFRLCEARGLTGEQGAIIPQANVATLMLDEKVLQAVRDGQFHIYAVRQADEALSLLVGEPAGEPDEEGQFPEGSVNARVVERLRAIAEMISEDDLKEAEKELAQQALAEAKPT from the coding sequence ATGCCTGATCCTGTTGCTGCCAGCTTGCGTCTAGCGCCCGAAGCGCTGACTCGCCCTTTCTCCGCTGAACAGTTCAGCTTCTCGACCACCAATGATTTGGAGCCCTTTCGCGGTGTGCTTGGCCAGGAACGTGCGGTTGAAGCCTTGCAGTTCGGTGTGGCCATGCCACGCCCCGGTTACAACGTGTTTGTCATGGGCGAGCCGGGAACCGGCCGCTTTTCGTTCGTAAAACGCTACCTGAAGGCCGAAGGCAAACGCCTGCAGACCCCGGCGGACTGGGTCTACGTGAATAACTTTGATGAGCCGCGCGAGCCGCGTGCCCTGGAATTACCGGGCGGCGGCGCGGCGGCGTTCATCGCCGATATCAACGCTTTGGTCGATAACCTCGTCGCCACCTTCCCGGCGGTGTTCGAACACCCGACTTATCAACAGCGCAAAAGCGCCATCGACCGTGCCTTCAACCAGCGTTACGACAAGGCCTTGGACGTGATCGAACGCCTGGCCCTGGAAAAAGACGTGGCGCTGTACCGCGACAGCTCCAACATCGCGTTCACGCCGATGCTCGACGGCAAGGCGCTGGACGAAGCGGAGTTTTCGCAACTGCCGGAAGCTGATCGCGAGCGCTTCCACACGGATATTTCCGAGCTGGAAGAACGCCTCAACGAAGAATTGGCCAGCCTGCCGCAGTGGAAGCGCGAGTCGAACAACCAACTGCGCCAATTCAACGAAGAAACCATCACCCTGGCCCTGCAGCCTTTGCTGGCGCCGCTGTCGGAAAAGTACGCGGAAAACGCCGCCGTCTGCGGTTACCTGCAAGCCATGCAGGTGTACCTGCTCAAAACCGTGGTCGAGCAATTGGTAGATGACGCCAAGACCGACGCCCAGGCGCGCAAGCTGCTCGAAGAGCAATACTGCCCGAGCCTGGTGGTCGGCCATCCGGTCAACGGCGGCGCGCCCGTGGTGTTTGAGCCGCACCCGACTTACGACAACCTGTTCGGCCGTATTGAATACAGCACCGACCAGGGCGCGCTGTACACCACCTACCGCCAACTGCGCCCGGGCGCTTTGCACCGTGCCAATGGCGGTTTCCTGATCCTGGAAGCCGAAAAAATGCTCGGCGAGCCGTTTGTGTGGGACGCCCTCAAGCGTTCCCTGCAGTCGCGCAAGCTGAAGATGGAATCGCCGCTGGGCGAGCTGGGTCGCTTGGCCACCGTGACGCTTAACCCGCAAATGATCCCGTTGCAGGTCAAGGTGATCATCATCGGTTCGCGCCAGCTGTACTACGCGTTGCAAGACGCCGATCCGGACTTCCAGGAGATGTTCCGCGTACTGGTGGATTTCGACGAAGACATCCCGATGGTGGACGAGAGCCTGGAGCAGTTCGCCCAGTTGCTCAAAACCCGCACCTCGGAAGAAGGCATGGCGCCGCTGACGTCGGACGCGGTCGCGCGGCTGGCGACTTACAGTGCGCGTTTGGCTGAACACCAGGGGCGTTTGTCGGCGCGCATCGGCGACCTGTTTCAACTGGTCAGCGAGGCGGACTTTATCCGCCACCTGGCGGGCGATGAGATGACCGATGCCGGCCATATCGAACGCGCGCTCAAGGCCAAGGCCACGCGCACGGGTCGCGTATCGGCGCGGATTCTCGACGACATGCTCGCCGGGGTGATCCTGATTGATACCGCCGGTGCGGCGGTCGGCAAGTGCAACGGGCTGACGGTGCTGGAGGTGGGGGATTCGGCGTTCGGCGTGCCGGCACGGATTTCCGCCACGGTATACCCGGGCGGCAGCGGCATTGTCGACATCGAGCGTGAAGTTAACCTCGGCCAGCCGATCCACTCCAAGGGTGTGATGATCCTCACCGGTTACCTCGGTAGCCGCTACGCCCAGGAATTCCCGTTGGCGATTTCGGCGAGTATCGCGCTGGAGCAGTCCTACGGGTACGTGGACGGCGACAGTGCATCCCTGGGCGAGGCATGCACCTTGATTTCGGCCTTGTCGAAGACGCCGCTCAAGCAGTGCTTTGCCATCACCGGCTCGATCAACCAGTTCGGTGAAGTGCAGGCGGTGGGCGGGGTCAACGAGAAGATCGAAGGCTTCTTCCGCCTCTGCGAAGCGCGCGGGTTGACCGGTGAGCAAGGCGCGATCATTCCGCAGGCCAACGTCGCCACGCTGATGCTCGACGAGAAGGTGCTGCAGGCCGTGCGTGACGGGCAGTTCCACATCTATGCCGTGCGTCAGGCGGATGAGGCGTTGAGCTTGTTGGTCGGTGAGCCTGCGGGTGAGCCGGACGAAGAAGGGCAATTCCCCGAAGGCAGCGTGAATGCGCGCGTGGTTGAGCGTTTGCGCGCGATTGCCGAGATGATCAGCGAGGATGATCTGAAGGAGGCCGAGAAGGAGTTGGCGCAGCAGGCGTTGGCCGAGGCCAAGCCAACCTGA
- a CDS encoding DUF3015 domain-containing protein, with amino-acid sequence MKRILLGTLFTVVSLNAMAEAPGGPNCGWGNMLFEGQRGTPAHFLASTTNGTSGNATFGMTSGTNGCSTNSALTYGGKSWIAMNGMMNELSEDMAKGNGEALTTYAVVLGVAPEDREHFAAVTHEHFQQIFSKADVTADDVHNNTLAVLKSDARLAKYATQA; translated from the coding sequence ATGAAACGGATCCTTCTTGGTACTCTCTTCACCGTCGTCTCCCTCAATGCAATGGCTGAAGCACCCGGTGGCCCGAACTGCGGTTGGGGCAACATGTTGTTCGAAGGCCAGCGCGGTACTCCTGCGCACTTCCTCGCTTCCACCACCAACGGTACCTCCGGTAACGCCACCTTCGGCATGACCTCGGGCACCAACGGTTGCAGCACCAACAGCGCCCTGACCTACGGCGGCAAGTCCTGGATTGCCATGAATGGCATGATGAACGAGCTGTCCGAAGACATGGCCAAAGGCAACGGCGAAGCACTGACCACCTACGCGGTGGTACTGGGCGTTGCACCGGAAGATCGCGAGCACTTCGCTGCCGTGACTCACGAGCACTTCCAGCAGATCTTCAGCAAAGCTGACGTGACCGCTGACGACGTGCACAACAACACCCTGGCTGTACTGAAAAGTGATGCCCGCCTGGCGAAATACGCTACCCAGGCTTAA
- a CDS encoding Lnb N-terminal periplasmic domain-containing protein, whose product MLKRFAWLALFACAPLYAAPHIDDQRLQQLANDPFWLSLGHYEAGKLKGWRSYVSDKKFFLAADGAHHPDQELKATVDALYAPASLGEKHAQCVYPARTRWLKDQLQLTDLPAVDCKEFKQWFKDVAPHSAVMIFPAAYLNSPSSMFGHTLLRIDQADVQRDKTALLSYAINFGAYIEGSDNSILYAWKGLMGGYPGLFALVPYQEKLSEYRSLENRDLWEYRLNLTQVETERMVEHVWELKQIQFDYFFFDENCSYRLLELLQVARPSLRLTEQFPLTAIPTDTVKAVKEAGLVEKIDYRPSRERELLERAKPLDGDEQQWVLKISDDQKQLQEPAFKALPRERQALIIDAAYRLGRYRANGLERDTERSQRSFELLRAINQNPAPHLQIERPGLPEDGHESRTWQAGIGTRGSKTFGEYGLRMAYHDLNDNAEGFPLGAQIEILQMKLRQYEGNHWQLQQLDLATIRSLTPRNALLQPWSWQVTGGLERVPGKHDDETLVAHVNGGAGGTWQLTDDMLGFALGTVRVEHNNDFSEAISPAAGFNTGVLWKNPLGNLSLEAKGDFFTNGEVRRSVSLNQQWELSRNLGLRLSAQREYSHLSTPVNEVMLEVKWYHY is encoded by the coding sequence ATGCTCAAACGCTTTGCCTGGTTGGCACTCTTCGCCTGCGCCCCGCTGTATGCGGCCCCGCATATTGATGATCAACGTTTGCAGCAATTGGCCAACGATCCGTTCTGGCTGTCTTTGGGCCATTACGAAGCCGGCAAGCTCAAAGGCTGGCGCAGCTATGTCAGCGACAAGAAATTCTTCCTCGCCGCCGATGGCGCACACCATCCGGACCAGGAACTGAAAGCCACCGTAGACGCGCTGTATGCCCCCGCCAGCCTCGGTGAAAAACACGCCCAATGCGTTTACCCCGCACGCACCCGCTGGCTCAAGGATCAGCTGCAGCTGACCGACCTGCCCGCCGTGGACTGCAAAGAATTCAAGCAATGGTTCAAGGACGTCGCGCCCCATAGCGCGGTGATGATCTTCCCGGCGGCCTACCTCAACAGCCCGTCGTCGATGTTCGGCCACACCCTGCTGCGCATCGACCAGGCTGACGTGCAGAGAGACAAGACCGCCCTGCTCAGCTACGCGATCAACTTCGGCGCCTACATTGAAGGCTCCGACAACAGCATTCTCTACGCCTGGAAAGGCCTGATGGGCGGCTACCCCGGCCTGTTCGCGCTGGTGCCGTATCAGGAAAAACTCTCGGAATACCGTAGCCTCGAGAACCGCGACCTGTGGGAATACCGCCTGAATCTCACCCAAGTCGAGACCGAGCGCATGGTCGAGCACGTGTGGGAGCTCAAGCAGATCCAGTTCGACTACTTCTTCTTCGACGAAAACTGCTCCTACCGCCTGCTTGAACTGCTGCAAGTGGCGCGCCCGAGCCTGCGCCTGACCGAGCAATTCCCACTGACAGCCATCCCGACCGACACCGTGAAAGCGGTGAAAGAAGCTGGCCTGGTGGAGAAAATCGACTATCGCCCGTCCCGTGAACGCGAGCTGCTTGAACGCGCCAAGCCGTTGGATGGCGATGAGCAGCAATGGGTGCTGAAAATCAGCGATGACCAGAAGCAATTGCAGGAGCCGGCCTTCAAAGCCCTGCCGCGCGAGCGCCAGGCGCTGATCATCGACGCGGCTTATCGTCTTGGCCGCTACCGCGCCAACGGCCTGGAGCGCGACACCGAGCGCTCGCAACGCAGCTTCGAACTGCTGCGCGCAATTAACCAGAACCCTGCGCCCCACCTGCAGATCGAACGCCCCGGCTTGCCGGAAGACGGCCATGAATCGCGCACCTGGCAAGCCGGCATCGGCACCCGCGGCAGCAAAACCTTCGGCGAGTACGGCCTGCGCATGGCCTACCACGACCTCAACGACAACGCCGAAGGCTTCCCGCTGGGCGCGCAGATTGAAATCCTGCAAATGAAACTGCGCCAGTACGAAGGCAACCACTGGCAACTGCAACAACTGGACCTGGCCACCATCCGCTCCCTGACCCCGCGTAATGCGCTGTTGCAACCGTGGTCATGGCAAGTGACCGGCGGCCTGGAACGCGTGCCGGGCAAACACGACGACGAAACCCTGGTGGCTCACGTCAACGGCGGCGCCGGTGGCACCTGGCAACTCACCGACGACATGCTCGGCTTCGCCCTCGGCACCGTGCGCGTGGAACACAACAACGACTTCAGTGAAGCCATCTCCCCGGCTGCCGGCTTCAACACCGGTGTGCTGTGGAAAAACCCGCTGGGGAATTTGAGCCTGGAAGCCAAGGGCGACTTCTTCACCAATGGCGAAGTGCGGCGCAGTGTCAGCTTGAACCAGCAGTGGGAGTTGTCGCGCAACCTCGGGCTACGCCTGAGCGCCCAGCGCGAGTACAGCCATTTGTCTACGCCGGTGAATGAAGTGATGCTTGAAGTGAAGTGGTATCACTACTGA